DNA sequence from the Candidatus Zixiibacteriota bacterium genome:
AGGAAAAAATGAAGTTTTTTTTACACGCACGGAGATCACCTGACTCTTCCTGAACGAATTAAGGTCGTGAACTTGTTCTATACGGTCGTGTATCAGCCTAAAAATATTCGCGATACTGTTAAGGTACTTTTCATCCCTCTTGTTAAAAATTTCACAAAAAAGTTCTTGCATACCAAAAACGGTTATACTATATTTTTTCTCTGATTTGCGTAGAAATTATGTAAACTTAAAGGAACCTTATGAAAATCAACCTAAAATATGGCGACTCTTATAAGGAACTCTCTCTGCCGGACAAAAACCTCTTGAAAGTTCTGGAATTGGAAAAAGTCCCTGGGCTTTCAGACGTCAATCAGGCTACAATTCAGGCACTGCAGAATCCAATCAAGAGCAAAAGACTAAAAGAGTTAGCTAAGGGTAAGAAAACCGCAGTTATAGTGGTCAGCGATTTCACCCGGGGTGTCCCTTACAAGCGTCCAACTCATAACCTACTCCTCCCTATCGTTGACGAGCTTAACTCTGGCGGGATAAAGAGCGAGAATATCACCTTCTTGGTCGGAACAGGAGCGCACAGACCTCATACTGACAAGGAAAACCGGGATAATTTCGGGGATGAGATCGTTGATAACTTTAAGTTAATTAGCCACGAGTGTGATAAAGATTTAATCTCCTTTGGAAAGCTCTCCACCGGGAATGAGCTTTTAGTCAATAAGCTGATCAAAGATTCAGACTTAGTGGTCATGACCGGGCTTATTACCACTCATTATTTTGGAGGATATTCTGGCGGCAGAAAAGGTATTCTGCCTGGAGTAGCTGGCAGAGAGTCCATCCGGGCAAACCACGCTATGGTATGCAGACCAGGCGTAGCCATTGCCTCTCTAAAAGATAACCCGATCAATTTAGAAATGGAAGAAGCCGCCGCAAAAGCTGGAGTGGACTTCCTGGTAAACGTAGTCATAAACGATAAGAAGGAAATAGTAAATATCGTTGCCGGTGATTTGACAGATGCCTTTTATGCAGGTGTGGACGCCTGTAATAAACTTTACAAGGTGAAAATCAACCGCTTAGCTGATGCAGTTATCGCCAGTGCTGGAGGATACCCCAAGGATGTTAATTTATATCAGACGATGAAGACGATGAACAATGCCAGGCAGGTAGTTAAAGAAAGTGGAACCATAGTGATGCTGACCGAATCACGCGAAGGGTTAGGCTCTGATACTTTTGATAAATGGCTATCCATAGCTTCATCCCTGGACGAGCTACTCAGTACCAAGGAAAAAGATATAGTGGTAGGCGGGCATACCGCAGTGATCAACTCGAAAATCCTTAAAAGAAATGACGTATATGTCATCTCCTCGATGAAAAAAGATTTCTTAGAGCAGAGATTTTTCAAGTACGCAGAAAGTCTTGAAGATGCCTTAGACAAGATAAAATCCAAGCACGGAGACGATTTTAAAACATACATTATGCCCCAGGGCGGATTGATCTATCCCTGCCTGGAACATACGTGCAAGTCAGGAGTCCAGGATTCCGGACTCATCTATTAAAGAGCCTGAAACTGCGAGGTTGGAAGCCCTGTTTGCTGTAATTGTAGGGACAGAACATTGTTCTGTCCTTTACAGGAAGTAAGTCAAGAGACCGAGGTTTTTGATTCATCTACTTTCGAAAATAATAAACTTTTAAAAAAGGAGTTGCGATGGCAGAAGTAACCGTAAATGACGAAAAGCTGAGTGAATTCTGTACTCAGGTATTTGTCAACCTTGGAGTGCCGCAAGCAGATGCAGAAGTAACCTCAGACAACCTGGTGCAGGCAGATTTGAGAGCAATCCCCTCTCACGGGGTTGCAAGATTGATGAGGTATGTCAACGGGATCAAAAATGGTAAGATTCTTCCCGGGGTCGAGCCAAAGATATTGAAAGAAACCCCGTGCACTGCGGCAATAAGCGGAGAAAACGGTCTGGGCCAGCCTGCCGGACTTTTCGGGATGAAACTGGCTATCAAAAAAGCCAAAGATGCCGGAGTCGGCTTTGTTACGGTTTGCAACTCCAACCATTACGGAATTGCCGGGTATTACTCGATGATGGCATTAAAGGAAAACCTGTGCGGGATTTCTATGACCAATTCAGCTCCTCTTGGCGTTCCCACTTTCAGCCGGGATATGATCATCGGCACAAATCCGATCAGCGTGGTCTTCCCTGCTGGCAAGGAAAGGCCCTGGGTTTTGGATATGGCTACCACTGTCGTTCCCAG
Encoded proteins:
- the larA gene encoding nickel-dependent lactate racemase; the encoded protein is MKINLKYGDSYKELSLPDKNLLKVLELEKVPGLSDVNQATIQALQNPIKSKRLKELAKGKKTAVIVVSDFTRGVPYKRPTHNLLLPIVDELNSGGIKSENITFLVGTGAHRPHTDKENRDNFGDEIVDNFKLISHECDKDLISFGKLSTGNELLVNKLIKDSDLVVMTGLITTHYFGGYSGGRKGILPGVAGRESIRANHAMVCRPGVAIASLKDNPINLEMEEAAAKAGVDFLVNVVINDKKEIVNIVAGDLTDAFYAGVDACNKLYKVKINRLADAVIASAGGYPKDVNLYQTMKTMNNARQVVKESGTIVMLTESREGLGSDTFDKWLSIASSLDELLSTKEKDIVVGGHTAVINSKILKRNDVYVISSMKKDFLEQRFFKYAESLEDALDKIKSKHGDDFKTYIMPQGGLIYPCLEHTCKSGVQDSGLIY
- a CDS encoding Ldh family oxidoreductase, whose product is MAEVTVNDEKLSEFCTQVFVNLGVPQADAEVTSDNLVQADLRAIPSHGVARLMRYVNGIKNGKILPGVEPKILKETPCTAAISGENGLGQPAGLFGMKLAIKKAKDAGVGFVTVCNSNHYGIAGYYSMMALKENLCGISMTNSAPLGVPTFSRDMIIGTNPISVVFPAGKERPWVLDMATTVVPRGKLEVYERLGKPLPLGWAVDEKGIPTADTKKVLDNMTKAAGGGVLPLGGAGEEFSGHKGYGMSVLVDIFSGILSGAAYGPYVDTKRDPSQKFSNVGHFFGAINIDNFIPVDRFKTTLDRMITELKSSNKAEGENRVFIHGEKEFEKSEYYKKNGLPLEEKVYTQLEKLSSEMNIKFDIK